The Candidatus Nanopelagicales bacterium genomic sequence TTTGGCATTCTTCCGCCTGGCGACTTACGCATGGCGCTTGCAGCGTTGTGTGGTGATGACACATGGGGGCGCACGTGGCAGCGTGTCATCCAACATCGGTTCGGTGGGGTGGGGGAGTTGGGTGGTCATTCGCTTGGCAACCTTTTGATTACTGCGCTGTGGGAAGAAACCGGGGACCCAGTCATTGGACTGGAATGGCTTGGTGCATTGCTTGAGGCACAGGGCCGGGTGCTGCCATGCAGTCTTCAACCGCTACAGATAGTCGCTCAGGTGCGTGGGATTAACGCAGGTGCACCAGATGGCATCACCGAGGTACGTGGTCAAGTTGAAGTAGCCACCACACCAGGATCTGTAGTCAGTATTGCGTTGGAACCTGCGCGGCCTCATGCGTGCGCTGAAGCTGTGAACGCCGTTGCCGAAGCCGACGCAATTATTTTGGGTCCAGGTTCATGGTTCACGTCAGTGTTACCGCACTTATTGATTCCAGAGTTGGCGCAAGCAATCGTTGAAGCGCCGGGTAAGCGCATAGTTGTGCTCAACCTGGCCCCACATGAGGATCGTGAAACCGCCGGCATCCCGGTTGCAGAACATCTGGAATTTCTCCGAGCAGCAGTACCCGCATTGCGATTGGACGCAGTGATCGCTGATCCGCGTCATGTCGACAACATCGACCAATTACAGATTGTGTGTAGCAGTTTCGGGTCCGAATTAATCCTCGAGCAGGTAGCGCACAGTCGAGGTCGTCACCCCGGAACCCACGATCCAGATCGGCTATCAGCGGCCTTTCGAAGCGCACTTCTGGGGTAAGCGACACGCCCGAACGCGTTTCATGGCAGGATGCACTCCATGGCAATGACAGCGGCAGTAAAAGATGAGCTCAGCCGCGTAGAAATCACCAAGACTTGCTGCCGCAAAGCTGAGGTGTCCACCATGCTGCGCTTTGGCGGCGGACTCCACATTGTTTCTGGGCAGATCGTGATCGAAGCTGAACTTGATGCGGGTCAGACTGCCCGTCGTCTACGCAAGGACATCTTGGAAATTTACGGGCACGACAGCGAGATTGCTGTGGTTCAGGCCAGTGGTATCCGAAAAGGAACGCGCTATGTCGTGCGTGTGGTCCAAGGCGGCGAGGCGCTCGCACGTCAAACCGGCATGGTGGATGGCAGTGGTCGCCCAGTTCGTGGTTTGCCACCAGCAATCGTGGCTGGGGCACTGTGTGACTGTGAATCGGCTTGGCGAGGTGCATTCTTGGCCCATGGCTCGTTAACAGAACCAGGCCGGAGTTCTTCGCTTGAGATCACCTGTCCGGGCCCAGAAGCCGCATTGGCTCTCGTTGGTGCTGCTCGACGCCTTGGAATCGCGGCAAAGTCTCGTGAAGTACGTGGAGTTGATCGAGTCGTGATTCGCGATGGAGATGCCATTGGCGCCATGCTGACTCGTCTGGGTGCTCACGAGTCCGTTATGGCTTGGGAAGAACGTCGGATGCGCCGTGAGGTTCGCGCCACGGCGAACCGGTTAGCAAATTTTGACGATGCCAATCTGCGTCGCTCAGCTCGCGCGGCCGTTGCTGCGGGAGCAAGAGTGCAACGGGCGATGGAAATCTTGGGCGACGAAGTTCCTGATCATCTCGTTGTCGCCGGGCGCCTGCGCTTGGAACACAGTCAGGCAAGTTTGGAAGAACTCGGAGCGCTGGCGGATCCGCCGATGACCAAGGACGCGATCGCTGGAAGAATCCGTCGCCTGCTGGCTTTGGCCGACAAGCGGGCTCAGGAATTGGGCATTCCGGACACTGAATCGGCACTTGGGTCTGAGTTTTTAGGCTAGCGAGTACGGGGTCAACGACCTCGAATTGATTCGCTAGGATTTGCCCGTAAAACGCTTACATTTTCAAGCGACGAGCTCTGGGGAGATTCACGTGACGATCAAGGTTGGCATTAATGGATTTGGCCGTATTGGCCGCAACTTCTTCCGCGCACTTCTTGAGAGTGACGCCAATATCGAGATTGTTGGCATCAACGATCTCACTGACACCAAGACGCTTGCTCACTTGATGAAATATGACAGCATCCTGGGCCGCATCAGCGTTCCAGTCGAGGCAGGCGATGGACAAATCACTGTTGATGGCAAGGTAATTCCAATTTTTGCCGAGCGCGATCCAGGCTCACTTCCATGGGCAAAGGTTGGCGCAGATATCGTCATCGAATCAACCGGCTTCTTCACTGATGCTGAATCAGCAGGCAAGCACATCACTGCTGGTGCCAAGAAGGTCATCATTTCGGCTCCCGCAAAGGGCGAAGACATCACCATCGTGATGGGTGTCAATGACAACTTGTACGACCCGGCAAAGCACCACATCATTTCTAATGCGTCATGCACCACGAACTGCCTAGCTCCTATGGCAAAGGCAATCGATGACGCATTCGGCATCGAGCGTGGTCTGATGACAACCATCCACGCGTACACAAACGATCAAAAGATTCTTGACTTCCCGCACAGCGATCTACGTCGGGCGCGAGCAGCAGCGTTGAACATGATTCCTACGAGCACCGGCGCGGCTAAGGCCATTGGCCTTGTTATGCCACAGCTCAAGGGCAAGCTCGATGGGTACGCAATGCGTGTTCCAGTTCCAACGGGTTCAGCAACCGACCTCACCGTTGAATTGAAGAAGCCAGCAACGAAGGAAGAGATCAACGCAGTTGTGAAGGCTGCAGCTGAAGGTCCTTTGAAGGGTTACCTCAAGTACACCGAAGATCCAATCGTTTCCACAGACATCGTCACGGATCCTGCATCCTGCATTTTCGATGCAGGCTTGACGAATGCAAATGGCAACATGGTCAAGGTTGTTGGTTGGTACGACAACGAATGGGGTTACTCAAACCGCCTCATCGACATCACCAGTCTCGTTGGCTCAAAGCTCTAAGGAATTCCGATGAAGTCACTCGACGACCTTTCACTCGTCGGGGCTACTGTCTTGGTGCGCGCTGATTTCAACGTGCCCCTTGCCGACAGCCCTGATGGCAAAGTCATCACCGATGACGGACGAATCAAAGCAGCACTCCCAACCTTGGCCTACCTGCGCGAGCAGGGGGCCAAGGTTGTGGTGGTCGCACATTTGGGTCGTCCAAAGGGTGAAGCGAAGCCGGAATTGAGCCTTGCTCCTGTTGCTCAACGGTTGGGTGAACTTCTCGGAAGTCCGGTGGCTCTTGCTGCTGATATCACCGGACCGCTGGCGCAAAAAGCTGTAGCAGCGCTTGCCCCAGGTGAAGTACTACTACTTGAAAACATACGTTTTGATGCTCGTGAAACGAGTAAGGACGCTGCGGAACGTGGCGCACTAGCTGCAGAACTTGGCGCACTAGCAGATGTGTTCGTTTCTGAAGGCTTCGGTGTTGTGCATCGCGAACAGGCATCTGTGACTGATGTAGCTGCATTACTTCCTAACGCAGCCGGGCGCCTCGTTCATAAAGAAGCCACAATTTTTGGAACATTGCTCACTCAACCAGCACGCCCTTACGTCGTAATCCTTGGTGGGTCAAAGGTAAGCGACAAGCTAGGTGTCATTGGCAATCTCATTGGTCGCGTCGATCGTTTGCTCATTGGCGGTGGCATGGCCTTTACATTCTTGGCAGCGCAGGGCTATTCAGTTGGTGATTCGCTTCTCGAAGCTGATCAAATTCCAACGGTTCGGGGTTTCATTGAACAAGCCAAAGAACGAGGCGTTGAGCTCATCGTTCCGATTGACGTTGTGGTCGCTGATGACTTTTCCGCCACAGCAAATACGCAAGTGGTTGCGGCGAATGCGATTCCAGATGGATGGAAGGGCTTAGATATCGGCCCAGAAAGCACAGCGCTGTTTGCAGCGAAAATCGCTGATGCGGGAACGGTCGTATGGAACGGCCCAATGGGTGTGTTTGAGATGGCTCCATTTGCCGGTGGCACTCGTGGTGTTGCCGAAGCGATGATTGCATCAGCTGGGATGACTGTTGTCGGCGGTGGCGATTCAGCTGCAGCTATTCGTCTCCTGAATCTAGATGAATCTGCATTCACTCACATCAGTACCGGTGGTGGCGCAAGTTTGGAATTCCTAGAGGGTAAAGAACTCCCTGGGCTCACTGTCCTCGAAGGGAAATAGCATGGCGAAGAACACGCGTAAGCCATTAATTGCTGGCAACTGGAAAATGAACCTCAATCATTTTGAGGCACTTGCACTTGTGCAAAAACTCGCCTTTGCGTTGAATGAGGAAGACTTCGCAGCAACCGATGTTGTGGTGCTTCCACCGTTCACAGATATCCGTTCAGTGCAAACACTCATTGAGGGCGATAAGTACGACATCGGTTATGGCGCGCAGGATGTCTCTGCACATGTGTCGGGTGCTTACACCGGGGAAATTTCGTCGGCAATGTTGGCCAAGCTTGGTTGTTCATATGTCACTGTTGGCCATAGTGAGCGACGCGAATATCACGGTGAATCAGACGCCTTAGTCAATGCCAAGGCTCGCGCCGCACTTAAGGATGAAGTTACGCCAATCGTGTGCGTGGGCGAAGGCCTAGAGGTGCGTAAAGCAGGGGAGCAGGTCTCCTATGTGCTTGCTCAACTCGAGGGCTCTTTGGCCGAATTTTCCGCTGATGAAGTCGCGGGCCTTGTTGTCGCCTACGAGCCAGTATGGGCGATTGGTACTGGTGAAGTCGCTACCCCTGACGATGCTCAAGAGGTGTGCCGGGCTATCCGGGTTCGCATCGGGGAACTGCATGGTGCCCAAGCGGCTGAAAGCACCCGAATCCTGTACGGCGGATCGGTGAAAAGCTCCAATATCGCCGGCATCATGGCTCAGGTTGACGTCGATGGCGTTCTCGTCGGGGGTGCGAGTTTGGACCCTGATGACTTCGTGGGAATCGTCCGGTATCGGCTGCACCCGGCTGAACTTGCCGGTTGATCTATACTGGTCCCTTCACACTGATTCGGAGTTTGTCTTGCTAACTGTTGTCACGATCGCGCTTGCCGTTGTGCTGATCATTTGCAGTCTGCTGCTCATCGTGCTGATTCTCCTGCACCGCGGCAAGGGTGGCGGTTTATCTGACCTCTTCGGTGGCGGTGTGAGTTCCTCTATCGGTGGATCGTCGGTAGCTGAACGAAATCTTGACCGAATCACAGTGGCAATCGGGCTTATCTGGGCAGCGTCAATTGTTGGCGTTGGTCTACTCATTCGTACTGGTGTCTAACTAACACTTTTACGAATCTAGTTGGGAGAACAACATGGCTGGTGGCAGTGCAATTCGCGGTAGTCGCGTCGGCGCAGGCCCAATGGGTGAAGCTGAGCGTGGCGAGGCTGCTCCACGTATTTGGGTATCTTTCTGGTGCTCACGCAAGCATGAATCAAAGCCGAGCTTTGCTTCCGATGCCGCTATTCCTGACGAGTGGGATTGCCCACGATGTGGTTTGCCTGCAGGCAAGGATAAGGAAAATCCACCAGCGCCACCAAAGGTTGAGCCATACAAGACTCACTTGGCATACGTGAAGGAACGCCGATCAGATGTTGATGGAGCGGCAATTCTCGATGAGGCGCTCAATAAATTACGCGGTAAAGGTTTCTAAGCTGCAAACATTGCTTCTTAGGCTCCCGGTCGACTGATGTCGGCCGGGAGTTCTTTTGTTGCATCCCGATCAACGAGGAATAGCGTGTGACTGGCTCGTATCCCGCTAGCTGGCACTTGCAGTGGACCGGCCGACGGGTCTAATGCCAGGCGCAAGGCTTGTGCCTTACTTTCACCACTTGCAAGAATCCACGCCTGTCGAGCATTGTTGAGCGTAGGAAAAGTAAGACTCACACGAGTTGCTGGTGGCTTTGGTGAATTGTGCACCGCCACTGCGACCTGTTCACTGTGGGTGGCGGGATGTTCGGGAAACAGTGATGCCACATGCGCATCTGGCCCGATGCCGAGTAAAACCACATCAAATTCAAGTGCGCCATCTATGCCGTGGCGCCGCAACTCATCTGAATATGCCAGTGCCGACAGTTCGGGTGTTGTTGAGCGATCAGGCCCGCCAATGCTGTGCACATTGCTTCGAGGGATCGCAAGATGATCTATAAGTAGAGCGTGTGCGGCGGTATCGTTGCGAAGTTCGCTCCCGGAGTTTTCCCAGCGTTCGTCACCCCACCACAGGTGAGTGTTGTGCCAATCGATGGCTTCGACGGCTGGGCTTGCGGCAAGTGTTGCCAGCACCGCTGTGCCAATGCCGCCCCCAGTTAGTACGACATGCGCAACACCGCGCTGTTGTTGAGCCTCGACGATCGCCGCAACGAGTCGCCCTACAACTGCCTCAGCCAATGAATCTGCATCGGCGTATCGCACGACCTCTCGAGGAGTCATAGCGACAACCCAGCAATAACTTTGCCATACATGTCGTCTGGGTCTAGGCGTCGTAATTCTTCCGCGAGCAATGCTGATGTTGGACGACGAGGCAAACTCACGCGCTGATCAGGAAAGCCAGGTCGTTGAATATTGGCGGTCTTGTCATCAATTCGCGCGATGCGAAGCAAACCATCTTCCATATCGAGTTCAACAGATGAAATCGCGATGGTGTCATCCCAAATAATTTCAAATGATGTTTCAAACATTTGGCTGAGCCAAGCACCCATGAGGATCACACTTGGGTTATTTCGTTCACCCGAAACACGGATATGCCGGACTGCGGCCATTGGCGCGTCGAAGATTGCCGCAACAACCGAACGCCATTGCGTACAGCGCGCCCAGGCAATGTCTGTATCTCCAGGTTGGTAACCAGCTTGGCGCACTCGTAGAGCTTGGTAGGGATCTTCAATGAATGAAGCATCGGTGATTCGACGTTGGGCATGACGACCAATGAGCGAATCAGATGGCACATCAGGTGATTCGCCAGGCCAATAGGCAACGACTGGTGTGTCAGGAAGGAGCAGTGGTACTGCAACTGAATTCGGATAATTCGATAGTTCGTTGCGAAGACGAAGGAGTGCCACTTCTCCGGGACCATCATCACCGCCTACCCGAATTTCCGCATCGAGTTGAGTCTGTCGTGAATCAGGTCGTCCGATCAGGGTCAAAATTCGCATCGGGTGTTGGCGTGCAGCGGTAACCGCGCCATCCGTGGCGTCTGCTTGGGTTTCCTCATCGGCCATGATTAACAAAGTGAGGACCATGCCCGATGTTGGGGCTCCAAGGCGATGTCGCTCTTGGTGAATCGCAGCAGCAACTGCACCGCCGCTGGTGTTCTCTAAACGGATCATGGACGCCTCCAACTTCGACCGTCGCGAGCAATCATGTCGTATTGGCTGTGTGGCCCCCACCCGCCAGAAACGTATTGATCTGGTTGGCCTTGCGTATCCCAAAATTCCAAGACGGGATCCAAGATCTTCCAACCGAGTTCTACCTCAACATGTCGAGGAAACAGTGGGGGATCACCTATGAGCACATCGAGAATTAAGCGCTCGTATGCCTCGGGGCTAGATTCGACGAATGTCTCGCCGTACTGAAAGTCCATCGTGACATCTCGCACTTCAATTTGCGAGGTGTCGGGTACTTTGGAACCAAAGCGCACCGTTATGCCTTCATCTGGCTGGATTCGAAAGACAAGCGCGTTGTTGCCGAGTTCTTGCACGGCATCATCCATGAATGGCAAATGCGGAGCGCGCTTAAAGATGACAGCAACTTCAGTTACTCGGCGACCAAGGCGTTTACCAGTGCGCAAATAGAAAGGCACGCCAGCCCAGCGACGATTGTCGATGTCCACCCTCATTGCCGCGAATGTTTCCGTATGCGAATCCGGATTGATTCCTTCTTCATCAAGGTAGCCAATCACCGGGATTCCACCTTGCCAACCCTTGGCGTACTGGCCGCGTGCGGTGTGTGCTGCTAAATCTTTGGGAAGGCGAACGGCTGATAGAACTTTTTCCTTTTCCGCTCGAACTTCAGCTGCATTGAAGTTGAGTGGCTCCTCCATGGCGGTCAAGGCAAGAAGTTGCAACAAGTGATTTTGAATGACATCGCGGGCGGCCCCGATACCGTCGTAGTACCCCGCTCGACCACCAATACCAATGTCTTCAGCCATAGTGATCTGGACATTGTCAACGTAATTGCTATTCCACAACGGTTCAAACATCGCATTCGCAAAGCGAACCGCCATGATGTTTTGCACAGTCTCTTTTCCGAGATAGTGGTCAATGCGAAAGACGGACCCGGTATCAAACACGGTCCCAACTAGGTCATTGAGTTCTTGAGCGCTCTTGAGGTCATGGCCAAAAGGTTTCTCGATAACGACTCGACGCCAGGCATCGGGCTTATCTTCAGCAAGGCCCGATTCCTTCAGGTGTTCAAGTACTACCGGAAAGAGGCCTGGTGGGATTGAAAGGTAGAACGCATGATTGCCACCAGTTCCGCGTTGCTCGTCGAGGTCTGCAACGACTCTTTTAAGCTCTGCATAGGCGGCAGCATCGCCAAGGTCGCCCGTGACAAAACGAATTCCTTCGCTCAACTGCTTCCAGGTTTCCTCGCGGAATGGTGTTCGAGCATGTTCTTTAACCGCATCGTGAACCACTTGTGCAAAGTCTTCGTTTTCCCAGTCGCGACGAGCAAAACCCACGAGCGAGAAACCTGGTGGCAAGAAGCCACGATTAGCCAAGTCGTAGATGGCTGGCATGACTTTTTTGCGTGCTAAGTCACCAGTGACACCGAAGAGCACCAAACTGCACGGGCCCGCAATTCGAGGAAGGCGTTGGTCAAGGGGACTACGTAATGGATTGTTCATCATTCCTCAGTATTAGACGATCTGATCCATGGCGATTTGCACTGTTGTACGCAATTCTTCCCAAGCATCGATGAACTTCTGGACGCCGTCTTTCTCAAGTTCATCGCACACCTGAGATTGATGGATGCCTAAAGCTTCCAGGGCTTGCCATACAGCACGAGACTGCGCTGCAGTGCCAGACACAGTGTCGCCGCGGTATTGACCGTGATCAAAGACCGCGTTGAGTGTTCCCTCGGGCATGGTGTTCACGCACCCGCGAACGGCAAGATCGATCACATACCTGGTGTCGTCATATGCAGTGTCTTTGACTCCAGTGGAGGCCCATAGTGGGCGTTGCGCATTTGCGCCGAGTGCCGCGGCCATAGCCCATTCGTCGTTGGCGATCCGCTCCTGAAAGGCCTCCCATGCCAAGCGTGCATTTGCAATGGCTGCCTGACCAAGCAGTTCAGAAGCTTGTGTCGTTCCAAGTGCCTTGAGTTGGGAATCGACGGCCGTATCAACGCGAGACACAAAGAAGGATGCGACGCTGTGAATTGTGGACGCGTCGATCCCCGCCGCGAAGGCCTTTCGCAAGCCTGCCTCATATGCAGCTAAAACTTCGACATATCGGTCCACGGAGAAAATCAAAGTTACGTTGACGCTGATGCCGTGACCGATCACCTCTGTAATTGCAGGAAGGCCCGCCTTGGTCGCAGGAATCTTAATAAACAGATTTGGTCGGTCGATAAGGTTCCACATTTCCCGAGCTTGTTCGACTGTTCGGTGTGTGTCATGTGCAAGTCGTGGATCGACTTCGATAGAAACTCGACCATCGACACCACCCGTTGCTTGATAAACCGGCAACATGACCTCGCACGCGTTTCGTACATCGTCCGTGGTTAGGCGCTGGATGACCAGATCAACATCGAGGCCTTGGCGTGTAAGACCTTCTAGGTCACTCTCGTAATCGGCCGCGCCTTTTGAGATAGCAGACTGAAATATCGAGGGGTTCGAAGTGACGCCACGAACACATTTAGTCAAAACGAGTTCTTGCAAGCTACCGGTGTTTAACCTGGCGCGACTGAGATCATCAAGCCAGATTGAAACACCAGCATCGGTCAGTTCTTGAAGTGCAGGGGTTGGCATGGTGCGCTCCAATTCAATTCGTTATGACTGATCGTTCAGGGAAGCCTTTGCTGCAGCAACAACAGCATCTGTTGTGATGCCGAACTCTTGGAAAAGAACCTTGTCTGAAGCGCTGGCTCCAAAGTGATCGATTCCGATGACGCGTCCACGATCGCCGACGTACTTCCACCAACCTAAAGTTGCCCCGGCTTCTACTGAAACGCGGGCCCGTACATTTGGTAGGAGAACTGAATCTCGATAGGCCTGATCTTGTTCGTCGAACCATTCCAGGCATGGCATCGAGATAACTCGGCTTGATATTCCTTCTTCAGCAAGTTGCTCGTGGGCTGCTAATGCAAGTTGAACTTCTGAACCTGTCGCCATGAGCAAGACTTCTGGTGCTGCGTGATCCGCGAGGACGTAAGCGCCACGACGCAGGCCTACAAGCGCATTGTGGGATTCGGAAATGGTTGGCACATTTTGACGGGTCAGCACCAATCCAACAGGTCGATGCTGGTGCAAGGTTGCATGCCAAGCTGCCGCAGTTTCATTAGCATCTGCCGGGCGAACAATCGATAAGCCAGGCATGGCGCGAAGACTCCATAGATGCTCGATTGGTTGATGTGTAGGACCGTCTTCGCCAAGTCCAACACTGTCATGTGTCCATACGAAAGTAACAGGAGTCTGCATGAGAGCTGAGAGTCGAACTGCACCACGCATGTAATCACTGAATACAAAGAACGTGCCACCGAACGGTCTGGTGAGTCCACTCAATGACATCCCATTAAGGGCCGCACCCATGGCATGTTCCCGAATTCCAAAATGAACGATGCGGCCGTACGGCGAAGAGTCAGGCATTTGGGTTGTCGCAGGCAGAAAACTCTTGCCGCCTTCAATTGTCGTGTTGTTCGACTCTGCGAGATCCGCAGATCCACCCCAGAACTCAGGCATAACTGCAGCAATTGCGTTGATGACTTCACCTGACGCCTTGCGAGTCGCCAGTGTTGATCCCAATTCCCACGTAGGAATTGACGCGTTGAAATTGGATGGCAGTTCGCGGCTAGTGATGCGATCAAGTTCGCTGGATCGCATTGGTTCACGTTCGCGCCATGCGTTGAACGACGTAGTCCAAGCCTGGCGCTGTTCGCTGACGCGCAAATGAAGCTTTGATCGAACTTCGGCCAAAACATCCGCATCAAATGCGAAGTGCTCATCGGGATTTAACCCAAGAACCAACTTGGTCGCTGCAATTTCTTCAACCCCTAATGCCGACCCGTGTGACTTCGCGGTGTTCTGCAGCTTGGGTGCTGGCCACGCGATTGTTGATCGCATTGCGATGAACGTTGGACGATGAGACTCTTCTTTGGCTGCTTGAATGGCGGCATAAACGCCAGGTAAGTCAATATTTCCGTCGCTGAGACGATCGACATAGTGGGTAGTCCAACCATACGAGGCGTACCGAGCAACCACGTCCTCGGTGAATGCAACTGCAGTATCGCCTTCGATGGAAATGTGGTTATCGTCCCAGATCACAACTAAGTTATGCAGTCCTTGAGTGCCGGCAAGAGACGAAGCCTCACCAGAAACACCCTCTTCAAGATCACCGTCAGAGGCAATTACCCAGACGTGGTGGTCAAAGGGACTTGTGCCCGCAGCAGCGTCTGGATCCAAAAGACCGCGTTCGTAACGTGCACCCATAGCCATGCCAACTGCAGTTGCTAAGCCATTGCCAAGTGGTCCCGTAGTTGTTTCTACACCCGCCGTGTGTCCATGTTCAGGATGACCTGGGGTGCGGGCGCCTGCAGTACGAAATGACTCAAGGTCACCCATGGTTAATCCATATTGACTCAAGAAGAGTTCGC encodes the following:
- the tkt gene encoding transketolase, translated to MTELDWTTTDERATAYLRALAMDAVQKATNGHPGTAMTLAPVAYLLFQRVMRHDPADPTWLGRDRFVLSCGHSSLTLYSELFLSQYGLTMGDLESFRTAGARTPGHPEHGHTAGVETTTGPLGNGLATAVGMAMGARYERGLLDPDAAAGTSPFDHHVWVIASDGDLEEGVSGEASSLAGTQGLHNLVVIWDDNHISIEGDTAVAFTEDVVARYASYGWTTHYVDRLSDGNIDLPGVYAAIQAAKEESHRPTFIAMRSTIAWPAPKLQNTAKSHGSALGVEEIAATKLVLGLNPDEHFAFDADVLAEVRSKLHLRVSEQRQAWTTSFNAWREREPMRSSELDRITSRELPSNFNASIPTWELGSTLATRKASGEVINAIAAVMPEFWGGSADLAESNNTTIEGGKSFLPATTQMPDSSPYGRIVHFGIREHAMGAALNGMSLSGLTRPFGGTFFVFSDYMRGAVRLSALMQTPVTFVWTHDSVGLGEDGPTHQPIEHLWSLRAMPGLSIVRPADANETAAAWHATLHQHRPVGLVLTRQNVPTISESHNALVGLRRGAYVLADHAAPEVLLMATGSEVQLALAAHEQLAEEGISSRVISMPCLEWFDEQDQAYRDSVLLPNVRARVSVEAGATLGWWKYVGDRGRVIGIDHFGASASDKVLFQEFGITTDAVVAAAKASLNDQS